A window from Citrus sinensis cultivar Valencia sweet orange chromosome 3, DVS_A1.0, whole genome shotgun sequence encodes these proteins:
- the LOC102629949 gene encoding CASP-like protein 1C3: protein MVTIERICTFSLRVIAILTTFSATIVMITSHERVRLNEVSYEAKYSDMPTFKFFVIANAIVCIYGLLVLCLPSKSLLWGLIVALDMVLDVTSSISAALAIGQVEKNGNCV, encoded by the coding sequence ATGGTCACTATAGAGAGGATCTGCACATTTTCGCTGAGGGTGATAGCCATCTTGACGACATTTTCCGCGACGATTGTGATGATCACAAGCCATGAGAGAGTTAGATTGAACGAAGTGTCATATGAAGCAAAGTACAGTGACATGCCAACATTCAAGTTCTTTGTAATAGCAAACGCAATTGTATGCATCTATGGCCTTCTGGTTCTCTGTCTTCCTTCGAAGAGTTTGCTCTGGGGATTAATCGTTGCTTTAGATATGGTTTTGGATGTTACTTCAAGCATTTCGGCTGCTTTAGCAATTGGTCAAGTGGAAAAGAATGGGAATTGTGTTTAG